The following coding sequences are from one Natrarchaeobaculum sulfurireducens window:
- a CDS encoding dipeptide ABC transporter ATP-binding protein encodes MSTVLTVENLHTQFETSDGTVRAVDGVSFAVDAGEVVGIVGESGSGKSVTARSILGLHEPAEIVRGSIVVDGVDITKASDRTLRRLRGETVSMAFQDPTETLNPVFDVGEQIAESVRVHRSPDSQTLLDYLHVPPFSRREKWCNARVQAIDLMEQVGIASPGDRADAYPHELSGGMRQRAMLAIALASSPDLLIADEPTTALDTTTQAQLLEMLRTLTDERDLATVLITHDLGVVADVCDRVAVMYAGEVMETGPTERILEEPRHPYTRALLACLTQRVAPKSRLPAIDGRPPDLSAKPPGCPFAPRCVHATDGCRAGGIPVLDLEDREGTVACGEPIALEGTHCSGPSHSSPAGVDGPDQPPSSPDPSAGTANSHSKEPVVRLEGVSKRYSLDDGLLDRLLGEPATLEAVGDVDLEIRSGETLGLVGESGCGKSTLASLVTGLETSSAGTIRFDGQPVGSLEDRATELLADVGVVFQNPRSSFNPRRTIERSIAEPLRQQGWGRDRCADRIAELLDRVGLSERHATNYPHELSGGQIQRAAIARAIVLEPRLVVLDEPVSALDASVKARILNLLLDLQADLELTYLLISHDLDVVAHVADRVAVLYLGTLLEVGPAARVFTEPTHPYTKALLEAIPSIDPARDGGVPLEGDVASSVDPPAGCVFHTRCPLAEADCRTEEPPLEAVGPVRSKCHFAGDVANRLGGGDVADAESKRAKPDGGRR; translated from the coding sequence ATGTCCACCGTACTCACCGTCGAGAACCTTCACACACAGTTCGAAACGAGCGACGGGACCGTTCGTGCGGTCGACGGCGTCTCGTTCGCTGTCGACGCGGGCGAAGTCGTCGGTATCGTTGGCGAAAGCGGCAGCGGTAAGTCCGTCACCGCTAGATCGATCCTCGGCCTCCACGAGCCCGCAGAAATCGTCCGGGGATCGATCGTCGTCGACGGGGTCGACATCACCAAAGCGAGCGACCGAACGCTTCGCAGACTCCGTGGGGAAACGGTTTCGATGGCGTTTCAGGATCCGACCGAAACGCTGAATCCCGTCTTCGACGTCGGCGAACAGATCGCAGAGTCGGTCAGAGTTCACCGCAGCCCCGACTCTCAGACGCTGCTCGACTACCTCCACGTGCCACCGTTCAGCCGCCGCGAGAAGTGGTGCAACGCTCGAGTCCAGGCCATCGACCTCATGGAACAGGTCGGCATCGCCTCGCCGGGCGACCGCGCCGACGCCTACCCCCACGAACTCTCCGGGGGCATGCGCCAGCGGGCGATGCTCGCCATCGCGCTCGCTTCGAGCCCTGACCTGTTGATCGCCGACGAACCGACGACCGCGCTCGATACGACGACCCAGGCGCAACTGCTTGAGATGCTCCGAACGCTCACCGACGAGCGCGACCTCGCGACGGTCCTCATCACCCACGATCTTGGCGTCGTCGCCGACGTCTGTGATCGTGTCGCCGTGATGTACGCCGGAGAAGTAATGGAAACCGGGCCAACCGAACGCATCCTCGAGGAGCCCCGCCACCCGTACACGCGGGCGTTACTCGCGTGTCTGACCCAGCGTGTGGCCCCGAAAAGCCGGCTGCCAGCGATCGACGGTCGGCCGCCTGACCTCTCGGCGAAACCACCCGGCTGTCCGTTCGCCCCACGTTGTGTCCACGCGACCGACGGCTGTCGAGCCGGCGGGATTCCCGTCCTCGACCTCGAGGACCGCGAAGGGACTGTCGCCTGCGGCGAACCGATCGCGCTCGAGGGTACCCACTGTAGCGGCCCGAGTCACTCCAGTCCAGCCGGGGTCGACGGCCCGGACCAACCGCCATCGTCGCCGGACCCGTCCGCAGGCACCGCCAACAGCCACTCGAAGGAACCGGTCGTCCGACTCGAGGGCGTCTCGAAACGCTACTCGCTCGATGACGGGCTTCTCGATCGGCTGCTCGGCGAACCCGCCACGCTCGAGGCGGTCGGCGACGTCGACCTCGAGATTCGATCAGGCGAGACGCTGGGGCTCGTCGGCGAGAGCGGATGCGGGAAATCCACGCTTGCGAGCCTCGTGACCGGCCTCGAGACATCGTCTGCCGGAACGATCCGATTCGACGGCCAGCCGGTCGGCTCCCTCGAGGACCGGGCGACGGAGTTGCTCGCAGACGTCGGCGTCGTCTTCCAGAACCCACGCTCGAGTTTTAACCCGCGCCGGACGATCGAGCGGTCGATCGCCGAACCGCTTCGCCAGCAGGGATGGGGCCGCGACCGGTGTGCCGACCGCATCGCCGAACTGCTCGACCGGGTGGGTCTCTCGGAGCGCCATGCGACGAACTACCCGCATGAACTCTCCGGCGGGCAGATCCAACGGGCGGCGATCGCCCGCGCGATCGTGCTGGAGCCGCGCCTGGTAGTGCTCGACGAACCCGTGTCGGCGCTCGACGCCTCGGTGAAAGCCCGCATCCTCAACCTTCTGCTCGATCTGCAAGCCGACCTCGAGTTGACGTACCTGCTCATCTCCCACGATCTCGACGTGGTCGCCCACGTCGCAGACCGCGTCGCGGTGTTGTATCTCGGTACGCTACTGGAGGTCGGTCCCGCAGCCCGGGTGTTCACCGAGCCGACGCACCCGTACACGAAGGCGCTGCTCGAGGCCATCCCATCGATCGACCCGGCCCGCGACGGCGGCGTCCCGCTCGAAGGTGACGTGGCGAGTTCGGTCGATCCGCCCGCGGGCTGTGTCTTTCACACCCGCTGTCCGCTAGCTGAAGCCGACTGTCGAACCGAGGAACCGCCGCTCGAGGCGGTTGGGCCGGTGCGGTCGAAGTGTCACTTCGCCGGCGACGTCGCCAACCGACTCGGGGGCGGAGACGTCGCCGACGCGGAGTCAAAGCGGGCGAAACCCGACGGCGGCCGCCGATAG
- a CDS encoding FAD-binding protein, producing the protein MRTELTQTEPTQTEPTRLDSYDVAVVGAGPAGCAAGVFCARADLETVVLSNGRSTLTKCAYVENYLGFPAGIEPRTLLAFIRDHAREAGCTLREGTVETARQSDDTFELVVDGTSVVADAVIATSWADSDYLQDLDVSTEPEEPGPVDIVLADADGRTDVDGVYAAGRVRSTHHQALVAAGDGARVALTMIGETVPEFYNDWVAPEGYYASHDREIPVGVEEISHEERRNRAVRGRERLLEHLESGG; encoded by the coding sequence ATGCGAACTGAATTGACACAAACTGAACCGACACAAACTGAACCGACGCGACTCGACTCCTACGACGTCGCCGTCGTTGGCGCGGGTCCCGCTGGCTGTGCGGCTGGCGTCTTCTGTGCTCGAGCGGACCTCGAGACGGTCGTCCTCTCGAACGGTCGCTCGACGCTCACCAAGTGCGCCTACGTCGAGAACTACCTCGGCTTCCCGGCGGGCATCGAGCCACGAACGCTGCTTGCTTTCATACGGGACCATGCCCGCGAGGCGGGCTGTACGCTCAGGGAGGGAACCGTCGAAACTGCGCGCCAAAGCGATGACACGTTCGAACTCGTCGTCGACGGTACGTCGGTAGTCGCTGACGCCGTGATCGCCACCTCGTGGGCAGACAGCGACTACCTACAGGACCTAGACGTCTCGACGGAACCGGAGGAGCCGGGGCCCGTCGACATCGTTCTCGCTGATGCGGACGGTCGAACCGACGTCGACGGCGTCTACGCCGCGGGCCGCGTGCGCAGCACCCACCATCAGGCCCTGGTCGCCGCGGGCGACGGCGCGCGCGTCGCGCTAACCATGATCGGTGAGACCGTCCCGGAGTTCTACAACGACTGGGTCGCACCCGAGGGCTATTACGCGAGCCACGATCGAGAGATACCGGTCGGAGTAGAAGAAATCTCCCACGAAGAACGCCGAAACCGGGCGGTCCGCGGACGCGAGCGGCTCCTCGAGCACCTCGAGTCCGGCGGCTGA
- a CDS encoding geranylgeranyl reductase family protein — MSTTEQSTDAAATTDHWDVVVVGAGTGGCYASATIANAGYDVVILERKPASEAGHIACGDALKGAADFPDVIPKSELEPAFTNTDVDHGRFEIPQEDAVLEIPIPGELAVIDRREYGRRIIEATTEAGTDIHYDTVVTDVVQDDDGRVTGVEAIRDGDARTYEATVVVDGAGSLSLLQDRVDFSTSTFDTNVDYTHFSSAYREIVHVDEPVEWSDALVIKPTERSAGYLWYFPRTETEINVGLGFQMSEEPMKLVEDLKRDLENRDEFQGATVKDKLGAALPTKRPHDSAVHPGYVAVGDAAGHVNPTTGGGIAGAAYAGAYAGEQIVEAIDRDDVSEDVLWRYNERVMDHFGARFAALDVYNILVMAADLDDLTGLIAAMPGDKLSEALYSGSANVGWKLKLETLYKSRGHWDTLRTLYRTKGRADDLLAHYETYPSSPDGLAAWQRERDELLDAVYETTGADPKY, encoded by the coding sequence ATGAGTACGACGGAGCAGTCAACTGACGCCGCGGCGACGACCGACCACTGGGACGTCGTCGTCGTCGGTGCGGGGACTGGCGGGTGTTACGCTTCCGCCACGATCGCGAACGCGGGGTACGACGTCGTCATCCTCGAGCGAAAGCCCGCATCGGAAGCCGGGCACATCGCCTGTGGCGACGCGTTGAAGGGGGCCGCGGACTTCCCCGACGTGATCCCGAAATCCGAACTCGAGCCGGCCTTTACGAATACCGACGTCGATCACGGTCGGTTCGAGATCCCCCAGGAAGACGCCGTTCTCGAGATTCCCATCCCTGGCGAGTTGGCCGTTATCGACCGCAGGGAGTACGGCCGACGGATCATCGAGGCGACCACCGAGGCGGGCACCGATATCCACTACGACACCGTCGTCACGGATGTCGTACAGGACGACGACGGGCGCGTGACGGGCGTGGAAGCGATCCGCGATGGCGACGCACGGACCTACGAGGCGACGGTCGTCGTCGACGGCGCGGGATCGCTATCGCTTCTTCAGGACCGCGTCGACTTCTCGACGTCGACGTTCGACACCAACGTCGATTACACGCATTTTTCGTCGGCCTACCGCGAGATCGTCCACGTCGACGAACCGGTCGAGTGGTCGGACGCGCTCGTAATCAAGCCAACCGAGCGGTCTGCGGGCTATCTCTGGTACTTCCCACGGACCGAGACGGAGATCAACGTTGGACTCGGCTTCCAGATGTCCGAAGAACCGATGAAACTCGTCGAGGACCTCAAACGAGACCTCGAGAACCGCGACGAGTTCCAGGGGGCGACGGTCAAGGACAAACTCGGGGCCGCGCTCCCGACCAAGCGGCCACACGACTCGGCGGTCCATCCCGGCTACGTTGCCGTCGGTGATGCCGCTGGCCACGTCAACCCCACGACTGGCGGCGGCATCGCGGGTGCGGCCTACGCCGGTGCATACGCCGGCGAACAGATCGTCGAGGCAATCGACCGCGACGACGTCAGCGAGGACGTCCTCTGGCGGTACAACGAGCGCGTTATGGATCACTTCGGCGCTCGGTTCGCCGCACTGGACGTATACAACATCCTCGTGATGGCCGCCGACCTCGACGACCTCACCGGACTGATCGCCGCGATGCCCGGCGATAAGCTCTCGGAGGCGCTGTACTCAGGGAGCGCCAACGTCGGCTGGAAACTCAAACTCGAGACCCTGTATAAAAGCCGCGGCCACTGGGACACCCTCCGGACGCTCTACCGGACGAAAGGGCGTGCCGACGACCTCCTCGCTCACTACGAGACGTATCCCTCGAGTCCAGACGGACTCGCAGCCTGGCAGCGCGAGCGTGATGAGTTACTGGACGCCGTCTACGAGACGACCGGCGCGGACCCCAAGTACTGA
- a CDS encoding RNA-binding protein: MQVKSRHHLRSDAVSELEDALTDGLGVVPDGDAYERVEFEETDWEVVLIDGEPQVAYFDDEPFLTVRGANAYEPDRRVVTVDTGAISFVSDGADVMRPGITEATEDIEPDDLVVIAEETHGKMLAIGRARVNGEEMVGDEGKVVDSLHHVGDDLYEFAG, translated from the coding sequence ATGCAGGTCAAATCTCGCCACCATCTGCGAAGCGATGCCGTCTCCGAACTCGAGGACGCACTCACCGACGGACTGGGTGTTGTGCCCGACGGCGACGCCTACGAGCGCGTCGAGTTCGAGGAAACCGACTGGGAGGTCGTCCTCATCGACGGCGAGCCCCAGGTCGCGTACTTTGACGACGAGCCGTTCCTGACGGTTCGCGGCGCAAACGCCTACGAGCCGGATAGGCGCGTAGTCACGGTCGACACCGGAGCGATCTCGTTCGTCAGCGACGGTGCCGACGTGATGCGGCCAGGGATCACCGAGGCAACCGAGGACATCGAACCGGACGATCTGGTCGTCATCGCTGAGGAAACCCACGGCAAGATGCTTGCGATCGGTCGCGCTCGAGTCAACGGCGAAGAGATGGTCGGCGACGAGGGCAAGGTCGTCGACTCGCTACACCACGTCGGCGACGACCTCTACGAGTTCGCCGGGTAG
- a CDS encoding RNB domain-containing ribonuclease, protein MSDDAQAEAGTAEGQGPVEISEEVARHLENKREELFEKFEIRDAFPEAVLEEARELTDDVQGDIDAEIDDREDLRELTTWTTDPIDAQDFDDAISIEERDDEYVLWVHIADVTHYVHPDSAMWDEAVERGNTVYLPGYTIHMLPPVLAESVCSLVPNEERFAHTVEMHLDKETLSYDEIDIYKSVIESDERLTYAQAEKRIEDPDAPLHEENKLVHEVADRMHEIRKEDGSLVLNPARDRAHTIIEECMLKANKAVTHELMWNRGVEAMYRVHPQPSPDEWSNALQEIQELDGVSIPGDTWDDPRKAVNATLESAPGRQLDKIQWAVMKVMPRATYMNDPFGGHHALNFEIYGHFTSPIRRLSDLINHWIVYQNDVPETLLQLCDRASDKQKDAEQCEREYKQFLQEVGLDPMAVNNRGLEIVEESEAE, encoded by the coding sequence ATGAGCGACGACGCACAGGCCGAAGCCGGCACGGCCGAAGGGCAGGGCCCCGTCGAGATTAGTGAGGAGGTCGCACGCCACCTCGAGAACAAACGCGAGGAACTCTTCGAGAAGTTCGAGATCCGCGATGCGTTCCCCGAGGCGGTCCTCGAGGAGGCCCGAGAACTCACGGACGACGTCCAGGGAGATATCGATGCCGAGATCGACGACCGCGAGGATCTCCGAGAGCTGACGACCTGGACGACCGACCCGATCGACGCCCAGGACTTCGATGACGCCATCTCGATCGAAGAGCGTGACGACGAGTACGTCCTCTGGGTGCACATCGCCGACGTGACCCACTACGTCCACCCCGACTCAGCGATGTGGGACGAGGCCGTCGAGCGCGGTAACACGGTGTACCTGCCGGGCTATACGATCCACATGCTGCCGCCGGTGCTCGCGGAGTCGGTCTGCTCGCTCGTCCCGAACGAAGAGCGCTTCGCCCACACCGTCGAGATGCATCTCGATAAGGAGACGCTTTCGTACGACGAGATCGACATCTACAAGTCCGTCATCGAGTCCGACGAGCGGCTGACCTACGCCCAAGCCGAGAAACGAATCGAAGATCCCGACGCCCCGCTACACGAGGAGAACAAACTCGTCCACGAGGTCGCCGACCGGATGCACGAGATCCGCAAGGAAGACGGATCGCTCGTGCTCAACCCGGCCCGTGACCGTGCCCACACGATCATCGAAGAGTGCATGCTGAAAGCGAACAAGGCTGTCACGCACGAACTCATGTGGAATCGCGGCGTCGAGGCGATGTACCGCGTTCACCCACAGCCAAGCCCCGACGAGTGGTCGAACGCCCTCCAGGAGATTCAAGAACTCGACGGCGTTTCGATCCCCGGCGACACCTGGGACGACCCCCGCAAAGCCGTCAACGCGACGCTCGAGTCCGCACCCGGTCGCCAGCTCGATAAGATCCAGTGGGCCGTGATGAAGGTGATGCCACGGGCGACGTACATGAACGACCCGTTTGGCGGCCACCACGCGTTGAACTTCGAGATCTACGGCCACTTCACGAGCCCCATTCGCCGTCTCTCGGATCTGATCAACCACTGGATCGTCTACCAGAACGACGTCCCAGAGACCCTCCTTCAGCTCTGTGACCGTGCGAGCGACAAGCAAAAAGACGCCGAACAGTGCGAGCGCGAGTACAAGCAGTTCCTCCAGGAGGTCGGGCTCGACCCCATGGCGGTCAACAACCGTGGGCTCGAGATCGTGGAGGAGAGCGAGGCCGAGTGA
- the rtcA gene encoding RNA 3'-terminal phosphate cyclase, translated as MTNTRELDGSSAGGQFLRTALALSVLEGDSIRIEHVRGDRPTPGLRHQHLAVLETMAELTDAEVSGAEVGAETVEFAPGRAADGAADRPIVAGGTYEVSIGTAGSITLLFDAILALATVLESPLSITASGGTDVKWSPPIDYVTAVKLPLLRRLGFTVACEVHQRGFYPDGGGRATLHLAPSKIDAIDLTERGSLEGVRCYSTEATDLADRDVAHRQAEGALERLDETLESTTCERRETTATSACPGSAVVLRLEHGTGVAGFTALGERGTPAERVGEAAANAANRFFEGDAPVDRHLGDQLLVVLALAGGRLRVPSVTDHVAASCDLLESFDVPVDRVSDGDSALLAVDPRDALAGGS; from the coding sequence ATGACGAACACGCGCGAACTCGACGGCTCGAGCGCGGGCGGGCAGTTCCTCCGAACGGCACTCGCTCTGTCGGTGCTCGAGGGCGACTCGATCCGGATCGAGCACGTCCGCGGCGACCGGCCGACGCCCGGCCTCCGTCACCAGCACCTGGCGGTACTCGAGACGATGGCCGAGCTGACCGATGCCGAAGTGTCGGGGGCCGAGGTCGGTGCCGAGACGGTCGAGTTCGCACCCGGCCGGGCGGCCGACGGAGCGGCTGACCGACCGATCGTCGCCGGCGGGACGTACGAGGTGTCGATTGGCACCGCAGGGAGCATCACGCTGCTGTTCGACGCCATCTTGGCGCTCGCGACCGTCCTCGAGTCGCCGCTGTCGATTACGGCCTCCGGCGGGACCGATGTGAAGTGGTCCCCACCGATCGACTACGTTACCGCGGTGAAGCTCCCGCTGCTCCGTCGACTCGGGTTCACTGTGGCCTGTGAGGTCCACCAGCGAGGGTTCTACCCCGACGGCGGCGGACGGGCGACGCTCCACCTGGCCCCCTCCAAGATCGACGCGATCGACCTCACCGAACGCGGCTCACTCGAGGGCGTCCGCTGTTACTCGACGGAAGCAACCGACCTCGCAGATCGAGACGTCGCCCATCGCCAGGCCGAAGGTGCACTCGAGCGACTCGACGAGACACTCGAGTCGACCACCTGCGAACGCCGGGAGACGACCGCAACGAGTGCCTGCCCCGGCTCGGCGGTTGTCCTCCGACTCGAGCATGGAACCGGCGTCGCCGGATTTACCGCGCTCGGCGAACGTGGAACGCCGGCCGAACGCGTCGGCGAAGCCGCCGCGAACGCCGCAAACCGCTTTTTCGAGGGCGACGCCCCCGTCGATCGACACCTGGGTGATCAGTTGCTCGTCGTTCTCGCGCTCGCGGGTGGACGGCTTCGAGTGCCCAGCGTGACCGACCACGTCGCGGCCAGTTGCGACTTACTCGAGTCGTTCGACGTCCCGGTCGACCGCGTTTCCGACGGCGACAGTGCGCTTCTCGCGGTCGACCCGAGGGACGCGCTTGCCGGTGGATCGTGA
- a CDS encoding DUF1028 domain-containing protein, with translation MTFSICVREHYENDDGESHRRFGVAVTTRIPGVGTLCPFVSENGAVATQSLVNVDLGRDGIRYVDDGLGVEDALEALLNADDGASQRQLHGVDADGAFVFSGEDCGDWFGHHEHDHFTVAGNLLVSESVLEATADTYAECAVHETGDPWTGPRSVSEAAETEPLAKRLIDALAAGHLEGGDKREHLPVQSAALVVTTTEEFAVDPPYNDLRIDATETPIADLRRTYDLALEGYADTLALYEEAYEEDSLEDADEPE, from the coding sequence ATGACGTTCAGCATCTGCGTTCGTGAGCACTACGAGAACGACGACGGGGAGAGCCACCGGCGCTTCGGCGTCGCGGTGACGACCCGAATTCCCGGTGTCGGGACGCTCTGTCCGTTCGTCAGCGAGAACGGGGCGGTCGCGACCCAGAGTCTCGTCAACGTCGATCTCGGACGGGACGGCATTCGCTACGTCGACGACGGACTCGGCGTCGAAGACGCCCTCGAGGCGTTGCTCAACGCCGACGATGGTGCATCACAGCGCCAACTCCACGGCGTCGACGCCGACGGTGCGTTCGTGTTCTCCGGGGAGGACTGTGGCGACTGGTTCGGCCACCACGAGCACGATCACTTCACCGTTGCCGGGAACCTACTGGTTAGTGAATCGGTACTCGAGGCGACTGCCGACACGTACGCCGAGTGTGCAGTCCACGAGACGGGCGACCCGTGGACGGGACCCCGAAGCGTCTCCGAGGCAGCCGAGACCGAGCCGCTGGCCAAACGGCTGATCGACGCACTCGCGGCGGGCCACCTCGAGGGTGGGGACAAACGCGAGCATCTGCCGGTCCAGAGTGCGGCGCTCGTCGTCACAACCACCGAGGAGTTCGCCGTCGACCCGCCGTACAACGACCTGCGAATCGATGCTACCGAGACGCCGATCGCCGACCTCCGACGGACGTACGATCTCGCGCTCGAGGGGTATGCGGATACGCTGGCGCTGTACGAGGAGGCGTACGAGGAAGACTCGCTGGAAGACGCCGACGAGCCCGAGTAA
- a CDS encoding cell division protein SepF has protein sequence MGLMSRIIGGTQSRSAEDYVELDINDVSTGTAQAAMQVHIAEVNGQADAIDIKEAVYDGDIVIADITRLRTEDKTVEHIVDELRQVAQEVDGDIVRKGDDQMIITPTGVRISREKLGQSF, from the coding sequence ATGGGACTCATGAGCAGAATTATCGGCGGGACCCAGTCCCGGTCCGCCGAGGATTACGTCGAACTGGATATCAACGACGTCTCGACCGGGACGGCCCAGGCGGCGATGCAGGTACACATCGCCGAAGTCAACGGGCAGGCAGATGCGATCGACATCAAGGAAGCCGTCTACGACGGTGACATCGTCATCGCTGACATCACACGCCTGCGAACCGAAGACAAGACTGTCGAACACATCGTCGACGAACTCCGCCAGGTCGCCCAGGAGGTCGACGGCGACATCGTCCGGAAAGGCGACGACCAGATGATCATCACACCGACTGGCGTCCGCATCAGCCGCGAAAAGCTCGGCCAGTCGTTCTGA
- a CDS encoding DUF7562 family protein — MWPSRRRSERVTCLACGEQVTRSAAREYDKHGDRWDREDKTFEHCCKACHRELCHLPRNELEELLVDLEAETANREAFLAAYLTEVERRYGTLEEES; from the coding sequence ATGTGGCCCTCCCGGCGTCGGAGTGAGAGGGTGACGTGTCTCGCCTGTGGCGAGCAGGTCACTCGGTCTGCAGCCCGTGAATACGACAAGCACGGCGACCGATGGGACCGCGAGGACAAGACGTTCGAACACTGTTGTAAGGCCTGTCATCGCGAACTCTGTCACCTCCCGCGGAACGAACTCGAGGAACTCCTCGTCGATCTCGAGGCAGAGACCGCCAACAGGGAGGCGTTTCTGGCGGCGTATCTCACCGAGGTCGAACGTCGCTACGGGACGCTCGAAGAGGAGTCCTGA
- the kdgK1 gene encoding bifunctional 2-dehydro-3-deoxygluconokinase/2-dehydro-3-deoxygalactonokinase, with product MSDIVTFGETMLRLSPPDGNRLERATEFEVHVGGAESNVAVAAHRLGSDVTWLSKVPRTPLGRRVVEELRGYGLETNVVWTQEGRQATYYLERAGTPRGATVIYDRSNSAFTTTTAQELEFASIRDAGLFFTTGITPALSSTLRETTTKLLKAAKQAGTTTAFDFNYRSKLWPPTAAKETLSSLFPGIDILVIAARDARNVLELEGDPRQLAHKLGSQYNFETVVVTRGSEGAVGWHDTVVHEQPAFETDTVSEIGTGDAFTGAFLSRRLAGADVPTALEYGAATAALKRTIPGDIALVTKSEVDRIVESAADDVSR from the coding sequence GTGAGCGATATCGTCACGTTCGGAGAAACGATGCTTCGACTGTCCCCACCCGACGGCAACCGCCTCGAGCGAGCAACGGAGTTCGAGGTCCACGTCGGCGGTGCAGAGAGCAACGTCGCGGTCGCAGCCCACCGACTTGGTTCAGACGTGACGTGGCTCTCGAAGGTTCCCCGAACGCCCCTCGGACGACGCGTCGTCGAGGAACTCCGGGGTTACGGCCTCGAGACGAACGTCGTCTGGACTCAGGAGGGCAGACAGGCGACGTACTATCTCGAGCGAGCCGGAACGCCCCGCGGAGCGACCGTCATCTACGACCGGAGCAACTCGGCGTTTACGACGACGACTGCCCAGGAACTCGAGTTCGCTTCGATCCGCGATGCGGGGCTCTTTTTCACGACGGGGATCACGCCCGCGCTCTCGTCGACGCTTCGTGAGACGACGACAAAGCTGCTCAAAGCCGCCAAACAAGCGGGGACGACCACCGCATTCGACTTCAACTACCGGTCCAAACTGTGGCCGCCGACGGCGGCGAAAGAGACGCTTTCGTCTCTGTTCCCGGGAATCGATATCCTCGTAATCGCCGCCCGGGACGCCCGAAACGTCCTCGAACTCGAGGGCGATCCCCGACAGCTCGCACACAAACTCGGTAGCCAGTACAATTTCGAGACCGTCGTCGTCACACGCGGTTCAGAGGGCGCCGTCGGCTGGCACGACACCGTCGTCCACGAACAACCTGCCTTCGAGACCGACACGGTCTCCGAAATCGGAACCGGCGACGCCTTCACCGGCGCGTTCCTCTCTCGCCGACTCGCCGGTGCAGACGTCCCGACGGCGCTCGAGTACGGCGCGGCGACCGCAGCCCTGAAACGGACGATCCCCGGCGATATCGCGCTCGTCACGAAGTCCGAAGTCGACCGAATCGTCGAATCGGCTGCCGACGACGTCTCACGTTGA